In a genomic window of Bubalus bubalis isolate 160015118507 breed Murrah chromosome 17, NDDB_SH_1, whole genome shotgun sequence:
- the LOC112580012 gene encoding WAS/WASL-interacting protein family member 1 has product MLASGGGGGGGASGPGRDALPPPPPAAPRPSRARRRAPAPPPRAPPPPSPPLPRGSAGSARALRPVPLGARAQRPRFSSADPLPVGTVPPSPRGGHGGLPLLLLLLLLLLLPTSRPQLQALSRRPLCPTGNPCKLRAPRTRCPACPPPPPRDPCEPRAPSTQWTTRRSLFPGHGGSQTGQNSSASSRRSAVAPEMREPHLFTQTEGTTFRKLVQKRMRGGEKRTQKALSRVTPGGRTVFQVHRKQKALTTAMKLSSLTCWILSPNTKASLESLRTHRENK; this is encoded by the exons ATGTTggcgagcggcggcggcggcggcggcggcgcctcaGGACCCGGACGGGACgcgctcccgccgccgccgcccgccgcgcCCCGAC CGTCCCGCGCGCGCCGGCgcgcgcccgccccgcccccgcgcgcGCCCCCGCCCCCGTCCCCGCCCCTTCCGCGGGGGTCGGCGGGGAGCGCGCGCGCCCTGCGGCCAGTTCCCCTGGGCGCCCGAGCCCAGCGGCCCCGCTTCTCGTCGGCTGACCCGCTCCCTGTGGGCACTGTCCCGCCCTCCCCTCGGGGTGGCCACGGGGGACTTCCtctactcctcctcctcctgctcctcctcctgctcccgaCTTCCCGCCCGCAGCTCCAGGCGCTCTCACGCCGCCCTCTCTGCCCCACTGGGAACCCCTGCAAGCTGAGAGCGCCCAGGACCCGATGCCCAGCatgcccgcccccgcccccccgggACCCCTGCGAGCCGAGGGCGCCCAGCACCCAGTGGACAACGAGGAGGTCCCTGTTCCCCGGACACGGCGGTTCTCAAACTGGACAGAACTCATCAGCATCCTCTAGACGGTCTGCGGTGGCTCCAGAGATGCGCGAGCCCCACCTGTTCACGCAG ACTGAaggcacaacattcagaaaacttgtCCAGAAAAGGATGAGAG ggggagaaaaaagaacacagaaggcCTTGTCAAGGGTCACCCCAGGAGGAAG AACAGTTTTTCAAGTTCACCGCAAACAAAAGGCACTGACGACAGCGATGAAGCTGTCATCACTGACCTGCTGGATCCTGTCGCCAAACACCAAGGCCAGCCTGGAATCATTACGGACgcacagagaaaacaaataa